In Flavobacterium sp. CS20, a single window of DNA contains:
- the gdhA gene encoding NADP-specific glutamate dehydrogenase yields MKSKIEEFVNSVEQKNPGETEFLQAVKEVAETVIPFIEKNPQYQDKMLLERMVEPERIITFRVTWLDDEGQIQVNRGYRVQFNSAIGPYKGGLRFHPSVNLSILKFLGFEQVFKNSLTTLPLGGGKGGSDFDPKGKSDNEVMRFCQSFMTELAKHIGNDTDVPAGDIGVGAREIGYLFGQYKRLQNEFTGVLTGKGLSYGGSLMRPEATGFGVVYYTQNMLKYVNEGIKGKKIAISGSGNVAQYAYKKAIQLGAIVVTLSDSSGFVYSSEGFHSKEFAYLQNLKNVRRGRIYEMADEFDHVEYFEGKKPWDIGTEIDIAMPCATQNELDRDDAYKLVNKQVKVVAEGANMPCTLDAINHFKKENVIFSLCKASNAGGVATSGLEMTQNSMRYGWTSEEVDQKLKDIMENIHDACIKYGKTEDGSIDYVKGANIAGFVKVADAMLAQGTV; encoded by the coding sequence ATGAAATCAAAAATTGAAGAATTTGTAAACTCAGTAGAACAAAAAAACCCAGGAGAAACAGAATTCTTGCAAGCTGTAAAAGAAGTTGCAGAAACAGTTATTCCTTTTATAGAGAAAAACCCACAATATCAAGACAAAATGCTTTTAGAGCGCATGGTAGAGCCTGAGCGTATCATCACCTTTAGAGTAACTTGGTTAGATGACGAAGGTCAAATACAAGTTAACCGAGGTTATCGCGTTCAATTTAACTCTGCTATTGGTCCATATAAAGGCGGATTAAGATTTCATCCTTCCGTAAATTTGAGTATTCTTAAATTTCTCGGATTTGAGCAAGTTTTTAAAAACAGCTTAACCACACTTCCACTTGGAGGCGGAAAAGGCGGTTCAGATTTTGATCCTAAAGGAAAATCAGATAACGAAGTGATGCGTTTTTGTCAAAGTTTTATGACAGAATTAGCCAAACATATTGGGAATGATACAGATGTTCCCGCTGGCGATATTGGCGTAGGTGCTCGAGAAATTGGCTATTTGTTTGGGCAATACAAACGCCTGCAAAATGAATTTACAGGTGTTTTGACTGGTAAAGGTCTGTCTTATGGTGGATCACTTATGAGACCAGAAGCTACAGGATTTGGTGTAGTTTACTATACTCAAAATATGTTGAAATATGTAAATGAAGGAATAAAAGGCAAGAAAATTGCAATTTCTGGTTCAGGAAATGTTGCCCAATATGCATATAAAAAAGCAATTCAGTTAGGAGCAATAGTTGTTACCTTGTCAGATTCATCTGGATTTGTATATTCATCAGAAGGATTTCACTCAAAAGAATTTGCCTATTTACAAAATCTAAAAAATGTTCGCCGAGGGAGAATTTATGAAATGGCAGATGAATTTGACCATGTTGAGTATTTTGAAGGAAAAAAACCTTGGGATATTGGTACAGAAATTGATATTGCAATGCCCTGTGCTACTCAAAATGAACTTGACCGTGACGATGCTTATAAACTAGTTAACAAACAAGTTAAAGTTGTTGCTGAAGGTGCCAATATGCCATGTACCTTAGATGCTATTAATCATTTTAAAAAGGAAAATGTGATTTTTTCACTGTGCAAAGCTTCTAATGCAGGCGGTGTAGCAACATCAGGTCTTGAAATGACGCAAAACTCTATGCGATACGGTTGGACTTCTGAAGAAGTTGACCAAAAGCTGAAAGACATTATGGAAAACATCCATGATGCTT
- a CDS encoding T9SS type A sorting domain-containing protein, with amino-acid sequence MKVVKLIFCLFIYNLGLAQDFSNQWTGYFSYLDIRDISVGNDRVVAAAENAIFEYNPISQTQLKTDAVNGLEGSEISAIHYSEAFGLSIIGYENGLLQVVMDNNGQVFTIVDILNKQTIAPDNKSINHFLEFEDKVFISTEFGIAEYNLANLEFGDSFFIGQNGEQINVTQTAVFNSTIYASTFGGSVRFANVDDPNLVDFDVWQTIGSSDWRGIINFENQLLTVRVDNSLFEIENNNLNFIRQFPNEVKQLNQDENQLIVVTPNTVHILNAQLNEIGLVNALFEDIELDTNFNTARILNDNLFIGDAKLGLLHMDDINATTFQRVSPDGPILNSVFSLTSFQDELWVVYGGYNHFFVPFRVENRGVSHFTGENWSNLTTEDLGNTRLISDATVDINNPSRVYLSSYRDGLLILENEEVVIRLDPTNSNLENTDGGNGPIIGNTRIGASVFNNQGDLYMSNSITENPLKRLTGNNQIEIADLSDTFIEPFGTSSGKVATDNQGNVYLATFRFGLFGYQPSTGLSGKIARDVEGVDLPEVFEPNPAITAMEFDHNNRLWIGTAEGLRVAFNPQAMFDENAQLNVSPIIFLEDGVPQELLFQQFITDIKADGAGNMWIATADSGVFQVNSTGQETLNQFTQDNSPLPSNSVISIEINGATGEVFFGTDRGLVSFQSRVTDGVDNLENVRVFPNPVKPGFSGVVTIDGLTDNANVKITDVTGNLVYEKFVSGGSIQWDTRAFGKHLVASGVYMVLITREDQIENQVSKIMIIR; translated from the coding sequence ATGAAAGTTGTAAAACTAATTTTTTGTCTTTTTATCTACAATTTAGGGTTGGCTCAAGATTTTTCTAATCAATGGACGGGCTATTTTTCATACTTAGATATCCGAGATATTTCAGTAGGCAATGACAGGGTTGTTGCAGCTGCAGAAAATGCTATTTTTGAATACAATCCTATTTCTCAAACTCAACTTAAAACGGATGCGGTTAATGGCTTAGAAGGTAGCGAAATCAGTGCAATTCATTATTCTGAAGCTTTTGGTTTAAGCATTATTGGCTATGAAAATGGTCTATTGCAAGTAGTTATGGATAACAATGGGCAAGTGTTTACCATTGTTGATATTTTGAATAAACAAACCATTGCTCCTGATAACAAAAGCATTAATCATTTTTTAGAGTTTGAAGATAAGGTGTTTATCTCAACAGAATTTGGCATTGCAGAATATAATCTTGCCAATTTAGAATTTGGAGATTCTTTTTTTATAGGTCAAAATGGAGAGCAAATCAATGTAACACAAACCGCAGTTTTTAACTCAACTATTTACGCTTCAACTTTTGGCGGTTCTGTTCGATTTGCCAATGTTGATGATCCAAATTTAGTTGACTTTGATGTTTGGCAAACCATAGGCTCGTCCGACTGGCGTGGCATTATCAATTTTGAAAATCAACTCCTTACCGTTAGAGTTGACAATAGTTTATTTGAAATAGAAAATAATAATTTAAACTTTATCAGGCAGTTTCCTAATGAAGTCAAGCAGTTAAATCAAGATGAAAACCAACTCATTGTTGTGACACCAAATACCGTTCACATTTTAAATGCTCAACTTAATGAAATTGGTCTTGTCAATGCTTTATTTGAAGACATAGAATTAGATACCAATTTTAATACAGCTAGAATTTTAAATGACAATTTATTTATTGGCGATGCTAAGTTGGGTCTTTTGCACATGGACGATATCAACGCCACCACATTCCAAAGAGTAAGTCCAGATGGACCAATTTTAAATTCTGTTTTTAGCTTGACCAGTTTTCAAGATGAACTTTGGGTTGTTTATGGTGGTTATAATCATTTTTTTGTTCCTTTTAGAGTAGAAAATCGAGGCGTGAGTCATTTTACTGGTGAAAATTGGTCAAATTTAACGACTGAAGATCTCGGAAATACTAGGCTGATAAGTGATGCAACTGTAGATATCAATAATCCAAGTCGTGTTTATTTATCGAGTTACAGAGATGGTTTACTGATTTTAGAAAACGAAGAAGTTGTAATCCGATTAGATCCAACAAATTCAAATTTAGAAAATACTGATGGAGGGAATGGTCCTATAATAGGTAACACAAGAATTGGAGCTTCGGTTTTTAATAACCAAGGCGATTTATATATGAGTAATTCTATTACAGAAAATCCTTTAAAACGATTAACAGGCAATAATCAAATTGAAATAGCAGATTTATCAGACACTTTTATTGAACCTTTTGGCACAAGTTCTGGCAAAGTTGCAACAGATAATCAAGGTAATGTCTATTTAGCAACTTTTAGATTTGGGTTGTTTGGTTATCAGCCATCAACAGGTTTAAGCGGTAAAATTGCTAGAGATGTTGAGGGCGTTGATCTACCAGAGGTGTTTGAGCCTAATCCTGCCATAACGGCTATGGAATTTGACCACAACAATAGACTTTGGATTGGTACAGCAGAAGGACTACGTGTGGCTTTCAATCCACAAGCAATGTTTGATGAAAATGCTCAACTTAATGTATCGCCTATTATTTTTTTAGAAGACGGCGTACCTCAAGAGTTGTTGTTTCAACAATTCATCACAGACATTAAAGCCGATGGTGCTGGTAATATGTGGATAGCCACAGCAGATTCTGGCGTATTTCAAGTTAATTCTACAGGTCAAGAAACTTTAAATCAATTTACACAAGACAATTCGCCATTGCCTTCCAATAGTGTAATTAGCATTGAAATCAATGGTGCAACAGGCGAGGTCTTTTTTGGTACTGATAGAGGTTTGGTTTCGTTTCAGAGCAGAGTAACTGACGGCGTTGATAATCTAGAAAATGTCAGGGTGTTTCCCAATCCAGTAAAACCTGGTTTTTCTGGTGTTGTTACCATTGATGGTCTTACTGATAATGCCAACGTAAAAATCACCGATGTTACGGGTAACTTGGTGTATGAAAAATTTGTCTCTGGCGGAAGTATTCAATGGGATACACGTGCTTTTGGTAAACATTTAGTGGCTTCAGGCGTCTATATGGTGCTTATTACTCGTGAAGATCAAATTGAAAATCAAGTAAGTAAAATTATGATTATCAGATAA
- the recO gene encoding DNA repair protein RecO, with protein MFVKTQAVVISNVKYRDSDLIVKCYTKALGSVTFMVKGVLKSKKGKFRASMFQPLSLIDIEMQYRNKSHLEYFKEVQLSHHLNELQSNVYKSSLVMFLSEILKSVIVEEEQNVKLYKFINESVLYLENTTKYANFHIAFILKLSSFLGFYPHLSTHKDEIYFNLSEGLFQNFESPYTLNLGLSNLFSEFIRNDFNNNQHLQLSKKQRSDILKLLINYYELHIENFKSPKSLEVIEQIFS; from the coding sequence ATGTTTGTCAAAACCCAAGCTGTTGTTATTTCTAACGTAAAATATCGTGACTCTGACTTAATTGTAAAATGTTATACCAAGGCTTTAGGCAGTGTAACCTTTATGGTAAAAGGGGTTTTGAAGTCAAAAAAAGGAAAATTTAGAGCTTCTATGTTTCAGCCTTTAAGCTTGATCGATATTGAAATGCAATACCGCAACAAAAGCCATTTAGAATATTTTAAAGAAGTTCAACTCTCACATCATCTCAACGAGTTACAGAGTAATGTTTATAAATCATCTTTGGTGATGTTTTTATCTGAAATCCTAAAGTCAGTCATTGTTGAAGAAGAACAAAATGTAAAACTATATAAATTCATAAATGAGAGTGTTTTATATTTAGAAAACACAACAAAATACGCCAATTTTCATATTGCTTTTATTTTAAAACTTTCTTCATTTTTAGGCTTTTATCCACATCTTTCAACTCATAAGGATGAAATTTATTTTAACCTCAGCGAAGGCTTATTTCAAAATTTTGAAAGTCCTTATACATTAAATCTTGGACTCTCAAATCTGTTTTCTGAATTTATAAGAAACGACTTTAACAATAACCAACATTTGCAACTATCAAAAAAACAACGCTCAGATATTTTAAAACTTCTAATTAATTATTATGAGTTGCATATTGAAAATTTTAAATCGCCTAAGTCACTTGAAGTTATAGAGCAAATTTTTAGTTAG
- a CDS encoding MBL fold metallo-hydrolase yields MKAFFKLSILLLIVSCKSEPKSDNKTSEHQQKTEAKKESPFKVMPIEHATFVMTWADEVIYADPTGGADAFRDMPKPSLVLITDIHPDHLNIETLQNIPQTYDIVAPKAVYEKMPKELQNKTKILSNGESFDFHGFNIKGIPMYNVTEGRLKFHTKGRGNGYVLSKDNYKVYISGDTEGIPEMRSLKDIDLAFMCMNLPYTMSPEKVAEAVLSFQPKKVLPYHYRGLKDDKPYIYDVEKFKELVLSQNDAIEVSLLDWYPNQTN; encoded by the coding sequence ATGAAAGCCTTTTTTAAACTCTCCATTTTATTATTGATTGTAAGTTGTAAATCTGAACCTAAAAGCGACAACAAAACTTCAGAACATCAACAAAAAACTGAAGCAAAAAAAGAAAGTCCTTTTAAAGTGATGCCAATAGAGCACGCTACTTTTGTGATGACTTGGGCTGATGAGGTGATTTATGCAGACCCCACTGGCGGAGCCGATGCTTTTAGAGATATGCCTAAGCCAAGTTTAGTCTTAATTACTGATATTCATCCAGACCATTTGAATATAGAAACTTTACAAAATATACCGCAAACTTATGATATAGTTGCACCTAAAGCGGTTTATGAAAAGATGCCAAAAGAATTACAAAATAAAACTAAAATACTTTCAAACGGTGAATCTTTTGATTTTCATGGTTTTAACATAAAAGGTATTCCAATGTATAATGTTACTGAAGGGCGTTTGAAGTTTCATACAAAAGGTCGGGGCAACGGTTATGTGCTTTCTAAAGATAATTATAAGGTATATATCAGTGGCGATACTGAAGGCATTCCAGAAATGAGAAGTCTAAAAGATATCGACCTTGCATTTATGTGTATGAATTTGCCATATACCATGTCTCCAGAAAAAGTCGCCGAAGCTGTGCTTTCTTTTCAGCCTAAAAAAGTTTTGCCTTATCATTACAGGGGTTTAAAAGATGATAAACCATACATTTATGATGTAGAAAAATTTAAAGAATTGGTTTTATCTCAGAACGATGCAATAGAAGTTAGTCTGTTAGATTGGTATCCTAATCAAACTAACTAA
- a CDS encoding T9SS type B sorting domain-containing protein, producing the protein MTSPYQNETEGEQTIYVNALDNSTNCEQIFEILLRAVPIPELNSPAELRVCDSDEDDIALFDLTLVEDEVLSNIEDTSNLLVSYHTSLADTEIGINFISSPTNFENTSLPQTIWVRVTDSSNLNNCFAITEFELGIDFLPIASTPENLYLCDLENDNVEPFDLSQQNEAILNGLSGTENSISYHKTLADAENNLNPIEGNYTNENNPQTLYVRLENNNATPCFSTTSFEIEVLETPIINLEDELILCQGEPLIISIDNSYDEYLWSNEETSSSITISEPGSYEITATINYPELSCETSKSFEVLLSNEASINDITVVDWSQNNNSITIFVESKGDYEYSIDGINYQDSNIFNTLTDYEYLVYIRDKNGCGEILRRVYLLDYPQFFTPNGDGINDRWQIINSVQEIFTKIYIFDRYGKLIADINPAGIGWDGTFNGKAMPLNDYWFRVEREDGRVFTGHFTLKR; encoded by the coding sequence TTGACATCACCTTATCAAAACGAAACAGAAGGTGAACAAACAATCTATGTTAATGCTTTAGATAATTCTACAAATTGCGAACAAATTTTTGAAATATTACTCCGGGCTGTTCCTATTCCCGAATTAAACAGCCCAGCTGAATTAAGAGTTTGTGATAGTGATGAAGATGATATTGCATTATTTGATTTGACTCTTGTTGAAGATGAAGTTTTAAGTAATATAGAAGATACAAGCAATTTACTAGTCAGTTACCACACCTCTTTAGCTGATACTGAAATTGGCATAAACTTTATATCTAGTCCAACTAATTTTGAAAACACCTCACTTCCTCAAACCATTTGGGTTAGGGTTACAGATAGCAGTAATTTGAATAATTGCTTTGCCATTACTGAATTTGAACTTGGCATTGACTTTTTACCAATAGCTTCTACACCCGAGAATCTTTACTTGTGTGATTTAGAAAATGATAATGTAGAACCTTTTGATTTGAGTCAGCAAAATGAAGCTATTTTAAACGGTTTGTCAGGCACTGAAAATTCTATCTCTTACCACAAAACTTTAGCTGATGCTGAAAATAATTTAAACCCTATTGAAGGCAACTACACTAATGAAAACAATCCACAAACCCTTTATGTCAGATTAGAAAACAATAATGCAACACCCTGTTTTTCAACCACATCTTTTGAAATTGAAGTTTTAGAAACACCAATTATAAACCTTGAAGATGAACTCATTTTATGTCAGGGTGAACCTTTGATTATTAGCATTGATAACAGTTATGATGAATACCTTTGGTCTAACGAGGAAACTTCATCATCAATTACAATTTCAGAGCCAGGTAGTTATGAAATTACAGCAACTATTAATTACCCAGAATTAAGTTGTGAAACTTCAAAAAGTTTTGAAGTACTATTGTCTAACGAAGCTTCAATAAACGATATTACGGTTGTAGATTGGTCTCAAAACAACAATTCAATCACTATTTTTGTTGAAAGCAAAGGCGATTATGAATATTCAATAGATGGAATAAATTATCAGGATTCTAATATTTTCAACACTCTGACAGACTATGAATATTTGGTTTATATCCGAGATAAAAATGGTTGTGGTGAAATCTTACGAAGGGTTTATTTATTGGATTATCCTCAATTTTTCACTCCAAATGGTGATGGCATTAATGACAGGTGGCAAATCATAAATTCAGTTCAGGAAATATTTACCAAGATTTACATTTTTGACAGATACGGGAAATTAATCGCTGATATAAATCCAGCAGGAATTGGCTGGGATGGCACTTTTAACGGTAAAGCTATGCCATTAAACGATTACTGGTTCAGGGTAGAACGTGAGGATGGCAGAGTGTTTACAGGACATTTTACCTTGAAACGCTAA
- a CDS encoding helix-turn-helix domain-containing protein yields the protein MKSNSFGKRLTEVRKDKKMSQDEVGKLVGVHGAVIGRYERDEVKPSIEIVHSWSKLLKCPWITLWALQTRYWKKTL from the coding sequence ATGAAGTCTAACAGCTTTGGTAAACGGCTCACGGAAGTGAGAAAAGATAAAAAGATGTCGCAGGATGAAGTCGGCAAGCTCGTTGGTGTTCACGGTGCTGTAATTGGCAGATATGAACGGGATGAAGTAAAGCCGTCTATTGAGATAGTACACAGCTGGTCGAAGCTCTTGAAGTGTCCTTGGATTACCTTGTGGGCGCTACAGACACGCTACTGGAAAAAAACATTGTGA
- a CDS encoding CHC2 zinc finger domain-containing protein — translation MEIHEIKSKLTLKEVLNHYGFKPDKHQRLNCPFHNDKTPSMQVY, via the coding sequence ATGGAAATCCACGAGATTAAAAGCAAGCTTACTTTAAAAGAAGTCCTGAACCATTACGGCTTTAAACCCGACAAGCACCAGCGGTTAAACTGTCCGTTCCACAACGACAAAACCCCAAGTATGCAAGTGTATTAA
- a CDS encoding RHS repeat domain-containing protein produces MYKENQSKEDKKVLQKILQNQTFAEPEENSEASAIFYYHADHLGSNEIITDNNGAPHEFHLTLPFGETMAEQRKPVADYYNSWKFTGKELDEETGLYYFGARYYQPSWSVWLSVDPKAHLMPAWSPYNYTMNNPINYVDPDGRSVEEPDDVIIKDKNGMEIGIWYSNILDGEIYLNTSIGDGIPSTKFLPNLSIDEYVPNKIDAIGFEIGGKIAIGSGVEGLFEYIQLENKSSAKGYKVAGLSFGFDASIGIQINFYKAKQGKRLNKFSFEGIAESVSAGYETFDLEFTNSDDFTGVGISLIKGAVPVSGSLNFQRSKLSGTEFEIGNFLGADIRNLKTGDKLININKNF; encoded by the coding sequence ATGTATAAAGAGAACCAAAGCAAAGAAGACAAGAAGGTATTACAAAAAATCTTACAAAACCAGACCTTTGCAGAGCCTGAAGAAAACTCAGAAGCCTCAGCCATATTTTATTACCATGCCGACCATTTGGGGAGCAATGAAATTATTACAGACAACAATGGTGCACCTCATGAATTTCATTTAACTTTACCCTTTGGAGAGACCATGGCAGAACAACGCAAACCCGTAGCAGACTATTACAACTCCTGGAAGTTTACAGGAAAAGAGTTAGATGAAGAAACAGGCTTATATTATTTTGGAGCAAGGTATTATCAACCGAGTTGGAGTGTGTGGTTGAGTGTTGACCCTAAAGCACACCTGATGCCAGCTTGGTCGCCATACAACTATACAATGAATAATCCGATTAATTATGTAGACCCGGATGGACGGAGTGTGGAGGAGCCAGATGATGTCATAATTAAAGATAAAAATGGTATGGAAATTGGAATTTGGTATAGCAATATTTTAGATGGTGAAATTTATTTAAATACTTCAATTGGAGATGGTATACCGAGTACAAAATTTTTACCAAACTTATCTATTGATGAATATGTACCAAACAAAATAGATGCAATCGGGTTTGAAATAGGAGGTAAAATAGCTATAGGTTCTGGTGTTGAAGGTTTGTTTGAGTATATTCAGTTAGAGAATAAATCATCAGCAAAAGGTTATAAAGTTGCGGGCTTAAGTTTTGGGTTTGATGCTTCTATTGGTATTCAAATTAATTTTTATAAAGCAAAACAAGGAAAACGCTTAAACAAGTTTTCTTTTGAAGGAATAGCTGAATCTGTTTCTGCAGGTTATGAAACATTTGATTTAGAATTTACCAATTCAGATGATTTTACAGGTGTAGGTATTTCTTTAATTAAAGGTGCAGTACCTGTTTCAGGAAGTTTAAACTTTCAGCGGTCCAAATTAAGTGGTACTGAGTTTGAAATTGGTAATTTTCTAGGAGCCGATATAAGAAACCTAAAAACTGGAGACAAATTGATTAATATTAATAAAAATTTTTAA
- a CDS encoding RHS repeat domain-containing protein, translating to MVKEAGMYYMEINQAYHSNRSLKLNTTSSNNFAHGYAGDLQHVEVFYFHSDHLGSSNYVSNYDGDISQHAEYLPFGELLTDEHLNSHNTRYKYNGKGFDQETSNYYYGARYYNPKTSLWLSVDPLAHKFPNISPYAAFNNNPIYFVDPDDRENIPALIWVAKNMANKGIPFGVWYGGDGGWTYKAGKVPTETVCYESCWTSYMNGADASAMTTLKTGFSTKGGGFKGRSHETGGMNWFKAGDGTDRQFVSDISKGELGDITFMGEVGDMAGHAVLLASDITKGSIEVDGKTVETMSFYALSTSSDTDAGNYGGRSFTFQNVDGKWLLDGNGYEFRGFGQMKNVNATDEQKQEATKLIDDIKTGN from the coding sequence ATGGTAAAAGAAGCGGGTATGTATTATATGGAAATAAATCAGGCTTATCACTCTAATCGGAGTTTAAAACTTAACACAACAAGTTCAAATAATTTTGCTCACGGCTATGCTGGTGACTTGCAACATGTAGAAGTTTTTTATTTTCACAGTGACCATCTCGGTTCTTCAAATTATGTGTCAAATTATGATGGGGACATTAGCCAACACGCCGAATATTTGCCATTTGGTGAGCTCCTCACCGATGAACACCTCAATTCCCACAACACCCGTTACAAATACAATGGCAAAGGATTTGACCAGGAAACGAGCAACTATTACTACGGCGCCCGCTATTATAATCCCAAAACCAGTTTATGGCTGAGTGTTGACCCGTTGGCTCATAAGTTCCCCAACATATCACCATACGCAGCATTCAATAACAATCCGATCTATTTTGTTGACCCAGACGACCGAGAAAATATACCTGCATTAATCTGGGTAGCTAAGAATATGGCTAATAAGGGAATTCCATTTGGTGTCTGGTATGGCGGAGATGGTGGTTGGACATATAAAGCGGGTAAAGTTCCAACAGAAACGGTTTGTTATGAAAGTTGTTGGACATCTTATATGAATGGTGCTGATGCATCAGCTATGACAACATTAAAAACTGGATTTTCTACAAAAGGCGGTGGGTTTAAGGGTCGTTCACACGAAACTGGCGGTATGAATTGGTTTAAAGCTGGAGATGGAACAGATAGACAATTTGTTTCTGATATTTCTAAAGGAGAACTTGGCGATATTACATTTATGGGAGAGGTTGGAGATATGGCTGGTCACGCAGTTTTATTAGCGAGTGACATAACAAAAGGATCGATAGAGGTTGATGGCAAGACCGTAGAAACTATGTCTTTTTATGCATTAAGTACTTCATCTGATACTGATGCAGGTAATTATGGTGGCAGGTCATTTACCTTTCAAAATGTTGACGGTAAATGGCTTCTTGATGGTAATGGATATGAGTTTAGAGGTTTTGGCCAAATGAAAAATGTAAATGCAACAGATGAACAAAAACAAGAAGCCACAAAATTGATTGATGATATTAAAACTGGGAATTAA
- a CDS encoding type II toxin-antitoxin system RelE/ParE family toxin yields the protein MYKAIILPLAKLDIAEATSWYNSKQKDLGKRFIKEVRTKVLFIRENPKASAVRYDDTRCTVLDVFPFMIHYTIDEPNKTIIVVAVLHTSLSPER from the coding sequence ATGTATAAAGCCATTATCTTACCCCTTGCCAAACTGGATATTGCCGAAGCTACCTCTTGGTACAATTCTAAACAAAAAGACTTAGGCAAACGATTTATCAAAGAAGTCCGAACTAAAGTTTTGTTTATTCGTGAAAATCCAAAAGCTTCTGCTGTTCGTTATGATGATACACGCTGTACCGTTTTAGATGTGTTTCCTTTTATGATTCACTACACCATTGATGAGCCTAACAAAACCATTATTGTAGTTGCTGTGCTTCATACTTCGCTTAGTCCCGAGAGGTGA
- a CDS encoding addiction module protein, whose product MNLQYISDNTGKTTGVFIPISEWNELKNKYKDIEQVDIPSWQIEEVRKRLDDYKNNPEQALDFDATMDDIEKDL is encoded by the coding sequence ATGAACCTTCAATATATTTCAGATAATACGGGCAAAACCACAGGGGTTTTTATTCCGATTTCGGAATGGAACGAACTTAAAAACAAATACAAGGATATTGAGCAAGTTGATATTCCTTCTTGGCAGATAGAAGAAGTCCGTAAACGTCTTGACGACTACAAAAATAACCCTGAACAGGCTTTGGATTTTGATGCCACTATGGACGACATTGAAAAGGATTTGTAG
- a CDS encoding helix-turn-helix transcriptional regulator, translating into MNIVNKISDLRKEKGLSRDTLGKLVGTSDAIIGRYEREEIIPSINVAKKMLYRLELCKRSVKRNVMLFCTCWIPFCRQHSFLQLNKN; encoded by the coding sequence GTGAACATAGTTAATAAAATATCTGATTTACGTAAAGAAAAAGGGCTATCAAGGGATACTCTCGGCAAATTGGTCGGCACTTCGGATGCTATAATTGGCAGGTATGAGCGTGAAGAAATAATACCCTCAATTAATGTGGCTAAAAAAATGCTTTATCGATTAGAACTTTGCAAAAGGTCAGTCAAAAGGAACGTGATGCTATTTTGCACGTGCTGGATTCCCTTTTGCAGACAGCACAGCTTTCTACAACTCAACAAAAATTAA